From a single Sphaeramia orbicularis chromosome 4, fSphaOr1.1, whole genome shotgun sequence genomic region:
- the lsm4 gene encoding U6 snRNA-associated Sm-like protein LSm4 has product MLPLSLLKTAQNHPMLVELKNGETYNGHLVSCDNWMNINLREVICTSRDGDKFWRMPECYIRGSTIKYLRIPDEIIDMVKEEVVSKGRGRGGAQQNKQQGKGRGGAGRGLFGGRGRGMTGPGRGQQPPQQQDKKPGKPQGMKNQH; this is encoded by the exons CTGGTGGAGCTGAAGAACGGAGAGACGTACAACGGTCATCTGGTCAGCTGTGACAACTGGATGAACATCAACCTGAGAGAAGTTATTTGCACATCAAGG GATGGAGATAAGTTCTGGAGAATGCCTGAGTGTTATATCCGAGGAAGCACAATCAAGTATCTTCGAATCCCTGATGAGATCATCGACATGGTGAAAGAGGAGGTGGTGTCTAAAGGTCGTGGCCGAGGGGGGGCCCAGCAGAACAAACAGCAGGGCAAAGGAAGAGGAGGTGCCGGCAGAG GTTTGTTTGGCGGCCGAGGCAGAGGAATGACCGGCCCTGGTCGGGGTCAGCAGCCGCCACAGCAGCAGGATAAGAAACCAGGCAAACCACAGGGAATGAAGAACCAGCACTGA